One segment of Acidovorax sp. DW039 DNA contains the following:
- a CDS encoding acyl-CoA dehydrogenase C-terminal domain-containing protein, which produces MPTYTPPLRDMQFVMHEVFKVTDEFKAMPQHAEVDVDTVNAVIEEAGKFAAEVIFPLNISGDTEGCVLDKTTHEVKTPTGFKEAYDKYVEGGWAALSCDPAYGGQGLPFVVNQCLYEMMNSANQAWTMYPGLSHGAYEALHAHGTDEQKKLYLPKLTSGEWTGTMCLTEPHCGTDLGLLRTKAEPLADGTYKLTGNKIFISAGEHSMASNIVHLVLARLPDAPKGSKGISLFVVPKYKVNADGSLGERNPIYCTGLEHKMGIHGNATAQIALDGAIGSLVGQPHKGLAAMFVMMNAARLGVGNQSLGLTEVAYQNALAYAKDRIQMRSLSGTKAKDKDADPIIVHPDVRKMLLTAKAYAEGARALQIFCTLLLDKAHSHPDEKVRADSEEMVALLTPIVKAFITDNGHVATNACMQVFGGHGFIKEWGMEQYVRDNRINMIYEGTNTVQSLDLLGRKILGNNGATLKKFGKLVGKLVEEEGVNEKMAEFINPIAYLGEQMTKFTTEIGFKGLQNPDEVGAAAVDYLRVAGHLVFGYMFARMAQVALREIAAGNTDPFYGAKLQTARFYFAKLFPETATLMRTARAGSKVLMDTDLALA; this is translated from the coding sequence ATGCCTACCTACACGCCCCCGCTGCGCGACATGCAATTCGTGATGCACGAAGTCTTCAAGGTCACCGATGAATTCAAGGCCATGCCCCAGCATGCCGAGGTGGATGTGGACACCGTCAACGCCGTGATTGAAGAGGCAGGCAAGTTTGCTGCGGAAGTGATCTTCCCCCTCAACATTAGTGGCGACACCGAAGGTTGCGTGCTCGACAAGACCACCCACGAGGTCAAGACCCCTACCGGCTTCAAGGAAGCCTACGACAAGTACGTGGAAGGCGGCTGGGCGGCGCTGAGCTGCGACCCCGCCTACGGCGGCCAGGGTCTGCCCTTTGTGGTGAACCAGTGCCTGTACGAGATGATGAACTCGGCCAACCAGGCGTGGACCATGTACCCCGGCCTCAGCCACGGTGCCTACGAAGCCCTGCACGCCCACGGCACTGACGAACAGAAGAAGCTGTACCTGCCCAAGCTGACCAGCGGCGAGTGGACCGGCACCATGTGCCTGACCGAACCCCATTGCGGCACTGACCTGGGCCTGCTGCGCACCAAGGCGGAGCCTCTGGCAGACGGCACCTACAAGCTCACCGGCAACAAGATTTTCATCAGCGCCGGTGAACACAGCATGGCCTCCAACATCGTGCACCTGGTGCTGGCACGCCTGCCCGATGCGCCCAAGGGCAGCAAGGGCATCAGCCTGTTCGTCGTGCCCAAGTACAAGGTCAATGCCGATGGCAGCCTGGGCGAACGCAACCCCATCTACTGCACAGGCCTGGAGCACAAGATGGGCATCCACGGCAACGCCACCGCGCAGATCGCGCTGGACGGTGCCATTGGCTCCCTGGTCGGCCAGCCGCACAAGGGCCTGGCAGCAATGTTTGTGATGATGAACGCCGCCCGTCTGGGCGTGGGCAACCAGTCGCTCGGCCTGACCGAAGTGGCCTACCAGAACGCGCTGGCCTATGCCAAGGACCGAATCCAGATGCGCTCCCTGAGCGGCACCAAGGCCAAGGACAAGGACGCAGACCCCATCATCGTGCACCCCGATGTGCGCAAGATGCTGCTCACCGCCAAGGCGTATGCCGAAGGTGCCCGTGCCCTGCAGATCTTCTGCACCCTGCTGCTGGACAAGGCCCACAGCCATCCCGACGAAAAGGTGCGCGCCGATTCCGAAGAAATGGTGGCCCTGCTCACCCCCATCGTCAAAGCCTTCATCACCGACAACGGCCATGTGGCTACCAACGCGTGCATGCAAGTCTTTGGCGGCCATGGCTTCATCAAGGAATGGGGCATGGAGCAGTATGTGCGTGACAACCGCATCAACATGATCTACGAAGGCACGAACACTGTGCAGTCGCTGGACCTGCTGGGCCGCAAGATTCTGGGCAACAACGGTGCCACGCTCAAGAAGTTCGGCAAGCTGGTGGGCAAGCTGGTGGAGGAAGAAGGCGTCAACGAAAAGATGGCCGAGTTCATCAACCCCATCGCCTACCTGGGCGAGCAGATGACCAAGTTCACCACCGAGATCGGATTCAAGGGCCTGCAAAACCCTGACGAAGTGGGCGCAGCCGCTGTGGATTACCTGCGCGTGGCGGGGCACCTGGTGTTTGGCTACATGTTTGCCCGCATGGCCCAGGTGGCTCTGCGTGAAATCGCTGCCGGCAATACCGATCCGTTCTACGGCGCCAAGCTGCAGACCGCACGCTTTTACTTCGCCAAGCTGTTCCCCGAGACCGCGACGCTGATGCGTACGGCCCGTGCAGGCAGCAAGGTGTTGATGGACACGGATCTGGCCCTGGCCTGA
- a CDS encoding DUF2147 domain-containing protein — MFKAVAAIVLVASSIPAWAQMTPEGLWRSVDDKTGEAKAEIRIRDTGSGVLLGVLEKRLTKDAKPEDVCKECTDDRKDKPVLGLEIIRGATKAEGKDVWEGGKILDPENGRNYTLRLTPIEGGKKLEVRGSIGPFGRTQTWIRLQ, encoded by the coding sequence ATGTTTAAAGCGGTAGCAGCTATTGTTTTGGTAGCAAGTTCCATCCCGGCCTGGGCGCAGATGACGCCCGAAGGCCTGTGGCGCAGCGTGGACGACAAGACGGGCGAGGCCAAGGCGGAAATCCGCATCCGTGATACCGGGTCGGGCGTGCTGCTGGGGGTGCTGGAAAAGCGCCTCACCAAAGACGCCAAACCCGAGGATGTGTGCAAGGAATGCACCGACGACCGCAAGGACAAGCCTGTGCTGGGGCTGGAGATCATCCGCGGTGCCACCAAGGCCGAAGGCAAGGACGTGTGGGAGGGCGGCAAGATTCTCGACCCCGAGAACGGCCGCAACTACACGCTGCGCCTCACCCCCATCGAGGGCGGCAAAAAGCTGGAGGTGCGCGGCTCCATCGGCCCCTTCGGCCGCACGCAAACGTGGATTCGCCTGCAATAG
- a CDS encoding 3-hydroxyacyl-CoA dehydrogenase NAD-binding domain-containing protein, producing the protein MSRFQVKKVAVLGAGVMGAQIAAHLVNVKVPVVLFDLPAKEGPKNGIVTKAVEGLKKLKPAPLGVADDAALIQQANYEEHMHLLKECDLVIEAIAERMDWKLDLYTKIALHVAKHAIVASNTSGLSITKLSEALPESIKPRFCGIHFFNPPRYMVLVELINTPTTAPEVLDQLEAFVTSGLGKGVVRAHDTPNFVANRVGIAGMLSTMKEVENFGLTFDVVDDLTGKKLGRASSGTFRTADVVGLDTMAHVIKTLQDNLDEKSDPFYGSFETPAVLKKLLELGNLGQKTKAGFYKKVGRDVLRFDLEAEEYVPGGQKADEVYGRMLKKPAAERLKLLRNAEGAQGQFLWAILRNSFHYAAVHLGTIADNARDVDQAMRWGFGMKQGPFELWQEAGWLDVAQMIQEDIDAGKALCKAPLPEWVFKGPVAEAGGVHTAQGSWSASAQKFVARRALPVYAKQHFPERLLGESLPDYKTAGKTLHEDDSIRLWTLDEAEDRPSGSGIVIASIKTKMHAISPDVAEGLALAVDMAEKDYAGVVIWSGDEPFSAGADLQAMLPAFMVAGVSAIEGAEQELQNTMLRIRYANVPVVSAIRGLALGGGCELAIYSARRVAHMESYIGLVEVGVGLVPGAGGLTYIARRAAENAATSTGKDLLPFLTEGFTSAAMAKVGTSALESRKLGYLLESDVIVPHKDELLYVAINEAKAMANGGWRAPHKRLFPVAGRSGIATIKGSLVNMKDGGFISQHDFHIASLIAEVVCGGDVDAGTLVSEEYLMTLERKAFCALIEHPKTQERILGMLSTGKPVRN; encoded by the coding sequence ATGTCTCGATTTCAAGTGAAAAAAGTCGCCGTGCTCGGCGCAGGCGTGATGGGCGCGCAGATCGCCGCCCACCTCGTCAATGTGAAAGTGCCCGTGGTGCTGTTTGACCTTCCGGCGAAGGAAGGCCCCAAGAACGGCATCGTCACCAAGGCCGTTGAAGGCCTCAAGAAGCTCAAGCCCGCCCCGCTGGGCGTGGCCGACGATGCGGCGCTGATCCAGCAGGCCAACTACGAAGAACACATGCACCTGCTCAAGGAATGCGACCTCGTGATCGAGGCCATTGCCGAGCGCATGGACTGGAAGCTGGACCTGTACACCAAAATCGCCCTCCACGTGGCCAAGCACGCCATCGTGGCGTCCAACACCTCGGGCCTGTCCATCACCAAGCTCAGCGAGGCGCTGCCCGAGAGCATCAAGCCGCGCTTTTGCGGCATCCACTTCTTCAACCCTCCGCGCTACATGGTGCTGGTGGAGCTGATCAACACGCCCACCACCGCCCCCGAGGTGCTCGACCAGCTCGAAGCCTTTGTCACCAGCGGCCTGGGCAAGGGCGTGGTGCGTGCACACGACACGCCCAACTTCGTGGCCAACCGCGTGGGCATCGCAGGCATGCTGTCCACGATGAAGGAAGTCGAGAACTTCGGCCTGACCTTTGATGTGGTGGACGACCTCACGGGCAAGAAGCTGGGCCGTGCATCGAGCGGCACCTTCCGCACCGCCGACGTGGTGGGCCTGGACACCATGGCCCACGTGATCAAGACGCTGCAGGACAACCTCGACGAAAAGAGCGACCCGTTCTACGGCAGCTTTGAAACGCCCGCCGTGCTGAAAAAGCTGCTGGAGCTGGGGAACCTGGGCCAGAAGACCAAGGCCGGTTTTTACAAGAAGGTCGGCCGCGATGTGCTGCGCTTCGATCTGGAGGCCGAAGAGTACGTGCCCGGCGGCCAGAAGGCCGACGAGGTGTATGGCCGCATGCTCAAAAAGCCTGCCGCCGAGCGCCTGAAGCTGCTGCGCAACGCCGAGGGGGCGCAAGGCCAGTTCCTGTGGGCCATTTTGCGCAACAGCTTCCATTACGCTGCGGTGCACCTGGGCACGATTGCCGACAACGCCCGCGACGTGGACCAGGCCATGCGCTGGGGCTTCGGCATGAAGCAAGGCCCCTTCGAGCTGTGGCAAGAGGCGGGCTGGCTGGACGTGGCCCAGATGATTCAGGAAGACATCGACGCTGGCAAGGCCCTGTGCAAGGCTCCGCTGCCAGAGTGGGTGTTCAAAGGCCCGGTGGCCGAAGCCGGTGGCGTGCACACCGCGCAGGGCTCATGGAGTGCATCTGCTCAGAAATTTGTAGCGCGCCGCGCTCTGCCAGTCTACGCAAAGCAGCATTTCCCTGAAAGGCTGCTGGGCGAATCGCTGCCCGACTACAAGACCGCGGGCAAGACCCTGCACGAGGACGACAGCATTCGCCTGTGGACGCTCGATGAGGCCGAAGATCGCCCCTCTGGTAGCGGGATCGTCATCGCCAGCATCAAGACCAAGATGCACGCCATCAGCCCCGATGTGGCTGAAGGCCTGGCCCTGGCGGTGGACATGGCCGAGAAGGACTACGCCGGTGTCGTGATCTGGTCGGGCGACGAACCCTTCAGCGCCGGTGCCGATCTGCAGGCCATGCTGCCCGCCTTCATGGTGGCTGGTGTGAGCGCCATCGAAGGGGCCGAGCAAGAGCTGCAGAACACCATGCTGCGCATCCGCTACGCCAACGTGCCTGTGGTGTCCGCCATCCGCGGGCTGGCGCTGGGCGGTGGCTGCGAACTGGCCATTTACTCGGCACGCCGCGTGGCGCATATGGAAAGCTACATCGGCCTGGTTGAAGTCGGCGTGGGGCTGGTGCCCGGTGCCGGTGGCCTGACCTACATCGCCCGCCGCGCCGCCGAGAACGCTGCCACGTCGACGGGCAAGGACCTGTTGCCCTTCCTGACCGAAGGCTTCACATCGGCCGCCATGGCCAAGGTGGGCACCAGCGCCCTCGAATCGCGCAAGCTGGGCTACCTGCTGGAGTCCGACGTCATCGTGCCTCACAAGGATGAGCTGCTGTACGTGGCCATCAACGAAGCCAAGGCCATGGCCAACGGCGGCTGGCGCGCACCGCACAAGCGTTTGTTCCCGGTCGCGGGCCGCAGCGGCATTGCCACCATCAAGGGATCGCTGGTCAACATGAAGGACGGTGGCTTCATCAGCCAGCACGACTTCCACATCGCCAGCCTGATTGCCGAAGTGGTGTGCGGTGGTGACGTGGACGCTGGCACGCTGGTGAGCGAGGAGTACCTGATGACGCTGGAGCGCAAGGCGTTCTGCGCACTCATCGAGCACCCCAAGACGCAGGAGCGCATCCTGGGCATGCTGTCCACCGGCAAACCTGTTCGCAACTGA
- a CDS encoding DUF4442 domain-containing protein — MSEQAPNRLQRSLMRLDEAPAFMRGFVQNIILRRAVPFTGTAGVQFVSLTPERVEVRLANERRVQNHIGGVHASAMNLLAETATGMVVGMNVRDDCTPLAKELGMAFRKRATGGLKAIATLTPLQREAMQASDKGEVQVQVTLTDDAGVQPVECAFTWAWVPASRPAKN, encoded by the coding sequence ATGAGCGAGCAAGCCCCCAACCGACTGCAACGATCGCTGATGCGCCTGGACGAAGCCCCAGCCTTCATGCGCGGCTTTGTGCAGAACATCATCCTGCGCCGTGCGGTGCCCTTTACCGGCACGGCCGGGGTGCAGTTTGTGTCGCTGACGCCTGAGCGGGTGGAGGTGCGCCTGGCCAACGAGCGCCGGGTGCAGAACCACATTGGCGGCGTGCATGCCTCGGCCATGAACCTGCTGGCCGAAACCGCCACCGGCATGGTGGTGGGCATGAACGTGCGTGACGACTGCACGCCGCTGGCCAAGGAGCTGGGCATGGCGTTCAGAAAGCGCGCCACGGGTGGCCTCAAGGCCATTGCCACGCTCACGCCCCTGCAACGCGAGGCCATGCAGGCCAGCGACAAGGGGGAAGTTCAGGTTCAGGTCACCTTGACCGACGACGCAGGCGTGCAGCCGGTCGAATGTGCATTTACGTGGGCCTGGGTTCCAGCCAGCCGCCCCGCCAAGAATTGA
- a CDS encoding acetyl-CoA C-acyltransferase: protein MAKQVQEAYIVAATRTPIGRSHRGYFRNTRPDDLLATTLKAALAAAPGLDPAAIEDIICGCAIPEAQQGLNVARIGAVLAGLPTSVGGITVNRFCASGLSAVQMAADRIRVGEAEVMIAAGVESMSMVPMMGNSPSLSPSIFERDGDVGIAYGMGLTAEKVAQQWKVSREAQDQFALQSHQKALAAQQAGYFADEITPIEVTDRTANLETGETIAKTRTVNLDEGARPDTSLEGLAKLKTVFAARGSVTAGNSSQTSDGAGALILASESAVQRFGLTPLARFVSYASKGVPPHIMGIGPIEAIPAALRYAGLNQQDIDWFELNEAFAAQSLAVMNTLGMDPAKVNPMGGAIALGHPLGATGAIRSATVVHALRRNKLKYGMVTMCVGMGQGAAGIFEAV, encoded by the coding sequence ATGGCCAAACAAGTCCAGGAAGCCTACATCGTTGCCGCCACGCGCACGCCCATCGGGCGGTCGCACCGCGGCTACTTCCGCAACACCCGGCCTGACGACCTGCTGGCCACCACGCTGAAGGCGGCGCTGGCTGCAGCGCCAGGGCTCGATCCCGCTGCCATCGAAGACATCATCTGCGGCTGTGCCATCCCTGAAGCGCAGCAAGGCCTGAACGTGGCGCGCATTGGTGCCGTACTGGCGGGCCTGCCCACCAGCGTGGGCGGCATCACCGTCAACCGCTTTTGCGCATCAGGCCTGTCGGCCGTGCAAATGGCGGCCGACCGCATTCGCGTGGGCGAGGCCGAGGTGATGATCGCTGCCGGTGTGGAGAGCATGAGTATGGTGCCCATGATGGGCAACAGCCCCAGCCTGTCGCCCAGCATCTTCGAGCGCGATGGCGACGTGGGCATTGCCTACGGCATGGGCCTCACGGCCGAGAAGGTGGCACAGCAGTGGAAGGTGAGCCGCGAAGCGCAGGATCAGTTTGCATTGCAGTCGCATCAGAAAGCCCTGGCTGCGCAGCAAGCCGGTTACTTTGCCGACGAGATCACCCCCATCGAAGTGACCGACCGCACAGCCAACCTGGAAACCGGCGAAACCATCGCCAAGACCCGCACCGTGAATCTGGACGAAGGCGCACGCCCCGACACCAGCCTGGAAGGCCTGGCCAAGCTCAAGACCGTTTTTGCGGCACGCGGCAGCGTGACGGCGGGCAACAGCTCGCAGACCAGCGACGGCGCAGGCGCGCTGATCCTGGCCAGCGAATCGGCGGTGCAGCGCTTCGGCCTCACGCCCCTGGCGCGTTTCGTGAGCTACGCCTCCAAGGGCGTGCCTCCGCACATCATGGGTATCGGGCCGATCGAAGCCATTCCAGCGGCGCTGCGCTACGCGGGCTTGAATCAGCAGGACATCGACTGGTTTGAGCTGAACGAAGCGTTTGCAGCGCAGTCGCTGGCGGTGATGAACACGCTGGGCATGGACCCCGCCAAGGTCAACCCCATGGGCGGCGCGATTGCATTGGGCCACCCGCTGGGGGCCACAGGGGCCATCCGCTCGGCCACCGTGGTGCATGCCTTGCGGCGCAACAAGCTCAAGTATGGGATGGTCACGATGTGTGTAGGCATGGGCCAAGGCGCCGCCGGCATCTTTGAGGCGGTGTGA
- a CDS encoding alpha/beta fold hydrolase, with protein MNKQTLQVYGGTGAVALALRVYEPEGAARASVVIGGAMGVRQSFYEAFARWMAQQGFRVTTFDYRGHGDSLQGAMRDVKADLFDWAQDYEAVITAAKAALPAQPLYLLGHSLGAQLPGLLTRPEQVDGLLSVAAGSGYWRDNAPQLKRIVPYFWWVLVPLATRLCGYFPGRALKKVGDLPAGVILQWRRWCLHPAYSVGAEGPAVAQSYGAVRFPVLALSMADDELMTLRGTHNLVNLYTHTERRVERITPAELQVPRIGHFGFFRDQFRQSLWPRAAAALAGLGAEGLGARQSPV; from the coding sequence ATGAACAAGCAAACCTTGCAGGTCTACGGTGGCACCGGCGCAGTGGCGCTGGCGCTGCGTGTCTATGAGCCCGAGGGCGCTGCGCGCGCCAGCGTCGTGATTGGCGGGGCCATGGGGGTGCGGCAGTCGTTTTATGAGGCCTTTGCGCGGTGGATGGCGCAGCAGGGGTTTCGTGTCACCACCTTTGACTACCGGGGCCATGGCGATTCGCTGCAAGGCGCGATGCGCGATGTGAAGGCCGATTTGTTTGACTGGGCGCAGGACTACGAAGCGGTCATCACGGCCGCCAAGGCGGCGTTGCCTGCCCAGCCCCTGTACCTGTTGGGGCACAGCCTGGGCGCGCAGTTGCCGGGGTTGCTCACACGGCCTGAGCAGGTCGATGGGCTGCTCAGCGTGGCGGCGGGCAGCGGGTATTGGCGCGACAACGCGCCGCAGCTCAAACGCATCGTTCCCTACTTTTGGTGGGTGCTGGTGCCGCTGGCCACGCGGCTGTGCGGGTATTTTCCGGGGCGTGCGCTCAAGAAGGTGGGCGACTTGCCAGCGGGCGTGATCTTGCAGTGGCGCCGCTGGTGCCTGCACCCGGCCTACAGCGTGGGGGCTGAAGGGCCTGCTGTGGCGCAAAGCTACGGTGCGGTGCGCTTTCCGGTGTTGGCGCTGTCGATGGCCGACGATGAGTTGATGACGCTGCGCGGCACGCACAATCTCGTCAACCTGTACACGCACACGGAGCGCCGCGTGGAGCGCATCACGCCTGCCGAGCTGCAGGTGCCGCGCATTGGGCACTTCGGCTTCTTCCGCGACCAGTTTCGCCAAAGCCTGTGGCCACGCGCAGCCGCTGCACTGGCGGGCCTGGGGGCTGAGGGGTTGGGCGCGCGCCAGTCGCCGGTTTGA
- a CDS encoding thioesterase family protein, with the protein MTSSLHPLDEALALTSSSPGEYTGQTHPGYWNMVGPFGGVTAATLLQAVMQHPDRLGDPLSLTVNYAGALTAGAFTVQATPVRTNRSTQHWTLSILQADADGAPVVTTTATAVTAVRRDTWSAGDVPMPTVPAPADCAIRPLDQGAMAWLHRYEMRPISGTLPAQWNGQLGDHSLSQLWMRDAPARPLDFCALAALADLFFPRVWLRRAHLVPAGTVSITVYFHASSEQLAQTGTGYLLGQARGQEFRHGFFDQTVQLWNEAGTMLATSHQIVYYKE; encoded by the coding sequence ATGACTTCTTCCTTGCACCCCTTGGACGAGGCGCTTGCGCTGACGTCTTCTTCACCCGGTGAGTACACGGGCCAGACCCATCCCGGTTACTGGAACATGGTGGGGCCGTTTGGTGGCGTGACGGCGGCCACGCTGCTGCAGGCCGTGATGCAGCACCCCGACCGGCTGGGCGATCCTCTCTCGCTCACCGTGAACTACGCGGGGGCCCTGACGGCCGGGGCCTTCACCGTGCAGGCCACGCCGGTGCGCACCAACCGATCCACGCAGCACTGGACGCTGTCCATCCTGCAGGCCGATGCCGACGGCGCTCCGGTGGTGACCACAACCGCCACCGCCGTCACCGCCGTGCGCCGCGACACCTGGAGCGCGGGCGATGTGCCCATGCCCACGGTGCCTGCCCCGGCAGACTGCGCTATCCGGCCTCTGGACCAAGGAGCGATGGCGTGGCTGCACCGCTACGAGATGCGCCCCATCTCTGGCACGCTGCCCGCGCAGTGGAACGGCCAGCTGGGTGACCACAGCCTGTCGCAGCTGTGGATGCGCGATGCGCCCGCACGGCCTCTGGACTTTTGTGCGCTGGCGGCGCTGGCCGATCTGTTCTTTCCCCGCGTCTGGCTGCGCCGGGCGCATCTGGTGCCTGCGGGCACGGTGTCGATCACGGTGTACTTTCATGCCAGCAGCGAGCAGCTGGCGCAGACCGGCACCGGCTACCTGCTGGGCCAGGCCCGCGGGCAGGAGTTTCGCCACGGCTTTTTTGACCAGACCGTGCAGCTGTGGAACGAGGCGGGCACCATGCTCGCCACCAGCCACCAGATCGTGTATTACAAGGAATAG
- a CDS encoding enoyl-CoA hydratase, which translates to MTESTQDILVHTEAGVTTITFNRVSKKNSITTTMYAAMADALTAAEQDASVRVVVFQGDAAIFSAGNDIGDFLQQPPAAQDSPVFRFLHRLAAFPKPVIASVCGPAVGIGTTMLFHCDLVYAGDNAAFSMPFVNLGLCPEAASSLLVPQMLGYHRAAEALLLGEPFFAEAALEVGLVNRVVPPTECNGVAQAQAKKLAAKPLSSLIETKRLMKKHQLPQIAAVMAEEGASFGRMLREPAAREAFGAFMEKRHPDFSKV; encoded by the coding sequence ATGACTGAATCCACCCAAGACATCCTTGTCCACACCGAAGCCGGTGTCACGACCATCACCTTCAACCGGGTGAGCAAGAAGAACTCCATCACCACCACCATGTACGCCGCCATGGCCGACGCGCTGACCGCTGCAGAGCAGGACGCAAGCGTGCGCGTGGTGGTGTTCCAGGGCGATGCCGCCATCTTCAGCGCGGGCAACGACATTGGCGACTTTCTGCAGCAGCCCCCTGCTGCGCAAGACTCGCCCGTGTTCCGCTTTCTGCACCGTCTGGCTGCCTTCCCCAAGCCTGTGATCGCATCGGTCTGCGGCCCGGCCGTGGGCATCGGTACCACGATGTTGTTCCATTGCGACCTGGTCTACGCGGGCGACAACGCGGCGTTCTCCATGCCCTTCGTCAACCTGGGCCTGTGCCCCGAGGCGGCATCCAGCCTGCTTGTGCCGCAAATGCTGGGCTACCACCGCGCCGCAGAGGCCTTGCTGCTGGGCGAACCCTTCTTCGCCGAAGCCGCCCTGGAAGTGGGCCTGGTCAACCGCGTGGTGCCCCCCACCGAATGCAACGGCGTGGCGCAAGCCCAGGCTAAAAAGCTGGCGGCCAAGCCTTTGTCTTCGCTCATCGAAACCAAGCGCCTGATGAAGAAGCACCAACTGCCCCAGATCGCCGCCGTGATGGCCGAAGAAGGCGCCAGCTTTGGCCGCATGCTGCGCGAACCCGCCGCCCGCGAAGCATTCGGCGCGTTTATGGAGAAAAGACATCCAGACTTCAGCAAAGTCTGA
- a CDS encoding thioesterase family protein: MSAPSAPSAAIAFEPEFIAGLTSIFEDKIVFNQLLGLKVVSIAPQQAVARIDMRPELVGHYAYNRIHGGVISAGLDAMGGLAVMAAIGAKHMDEPPEQRLHRFAKLGTIDLRIDYLRPGIGSHFELRAEVLRLGSRVASTRMEFYGPDGQLMSAGAAAYIVS, encoded by the coding sequence ATGTCCGCTCCGTCTGCCCCTTCCGCCGCCATCGCGTTCGAGCCCGAGTTCATCGCCGGGCTCACCTCCATTTTTGAAGACAAGATCGTCTTCAACCAACTGCTGGGGCTCAAGGTGGTCAGCATCGCCCCGCAGCAGGCGGTGGCGCGTATCGACATGCGGCCTGAGCTGGTGGGGCACTACGCGTACAACCGCATCCACGGCGGCGTGATCAGCGCGGGGCTGGATGCCATGGGCGGGCTGGCGGTGATGGCCGCCATCGGTGCCAAGCACATGGATGAGCCGCCTGAGCAGCGCCTGCACCGTTTTGCCAAGCTGGGCACGATTGACCTGCGCATTGACTACCTGCGCCCCGGCATTGGCAGCCACTTTGAATTGCGGGCCGAAGTGCTGCGTCTGGGCTCACGCGTGGCCTCCACGCGCATGGAGTTTTACGGGCCCGACGGGCAGCTCATGTCCGCGGGCGCTGCGGCGTATATCGTTTCGTAA
- a CDS encoding polymer-forming cytoskeletal protein, producing the protein MAVQNPFFGKREPESFARNANSTSASSVLGSTPNPLGGAPAAATGGGLTGNRPAPSAAPEGSGSKLTVGPNIKLKGVEITDCDTLVVEGMVEATMDSRVIQIAESGAFKGSAEIDIAEIHGEFSGTLTVRQKLVIYSTGKVNGKIRYGKLVVEEGGQLAGEIEAGFSGGSASRSTVAVQPVRAEPTAMAA; encoded by the coding sequence ATGGCTGTGCAAAACCCCTTCTTCGGCAAGCGTGAACCCGAGTCCTTCGCTCGCAATGCCAACTCCACCTCGGCTTCATCGGTGCTGGGCAGCACCCCCAATCCCCTGGGGGGCGCACCCGCTGCGGCAACTGGCGGTGGCCTCACGGGCAATCGTCCTGCGCCATCGGCAGCACCGGAAGGCAGTGGCAGCAAGCTCACCGTAGGCCCGAACATCAAGCTCAAGGGTGTGGAGATCACCGACTGTGACACCCTGGTGGTGGAGGGCATGGTCGAGGCCACGATGGACTCGCGGGTCATCCAGATTGCGGAGAGTGGTGCCTTCAAGGGCTCGGCAGAAATCGACATTGCCGAAATTCACGGCGAATTCAGTGGCACCCTGACCGTGCGCCAGAAGCTCGTGATCTACAGCACAGGCAAAGTGAACGGCAAGATCCGCTACGGCAAGCTGGTGGTGGAAGAGGGCGGCCAGCTGGCCGGTGAAATCGAGGCCGGATTCTCCGGGGGCAGCGCATCGCGCAGCACCGTCGCCGTGCAACCGGTGCGGGCAGAGCCCACGGCCATGGCTGCCTGA
- a CDS encoding acyl-CoA thioesterase — MSASFSPPPAALPSEHELVLKVIPMPGDCNANGDIFGGWVMAQVDLAGSVLPARYVQGRMATVAVNEFIFKQPVRVGDILSFFSHITRVGNTSVTVQVEVYAERFSDQGRYVKVTEATLTYVAIDSNGRPRPLPKPTQA; from the coding sequence ATGTCTGCTTCTTTCAGCCCGCCACCCGCCGCATTGCCCTCCGAGCACGAGCTGGTGCTCAAAGTCATCCCCATGCCTGGCGACTGCAACGCCAACGGCGACATTTTCGGCGGCTGGGTCATGGCCCAGGTGGATCTGGCGGGCTCCGTACTACCCGCGCGCTACGTACAAGGCCGCATGGCCACCGTGGCGGTCAATGAATTCATCTTCAAGCAGCCGGTGCGCGTGGGCGACATCCTCTCGTTCTTCTCCCACATCACCCGCGTGGGCAACACCTCGGTCACTGTGCAGGTGGAGGTGTATGCCGAACGCTTTTCAGACCAGGGGCGCTATGTGAAGGTGACCGAGGCCACGCTGACCTATGTGGCAATCGACAGCAACGGTCGCCCCCGGCCATTGCCCAAGCCAACGCAGGCTTGA